Genomic window (Synergistales bacterium):
GCGGCCAGACGCTCCGCCCGATCCCGGCCGCGGTTGCTCACCGTCACCGGACCGTAGCCGTTCCGGGCCAGGACATAGCCCGCGGCCCGGGCCGCCCCGCCGGCGCCCAGCAGCAGCGCCCCCCTGCGGGGAGGTTCCAGCCCTTCCAGCGTCCGGGCGATCCCCGCCACATCGGTGTTGTAGCCGCAGGTCATCCCGGGGGCGAAGAGCACGGTGTTGACGCTGCCCAGCGCCCTGGCCTCCGGGGAGAGGCTGTCCACCGCCGCGGCGGCCTCCTCCTTGAAGGGAACCGTCACGTTGCAGCCCCGGCAACCCAGGGCGGCAAGCCCCCGCAGCGCCGCGCCGAAGTCACGCCGTTCCACCCGGAAGGCCAGATAGGCCATGTCCAGATCGAGTCGGCGGAGCGCCGCACCCTGGATCACCGGGGAGAGGCTGTGGTCCACGGGGTCGCCCAGCAGACAGAGGAGCCCTGTGGCGGCAGTGGCCATCAGCTGTCCCTCCCGGCCACGGCGGCCATGTCGTCGAAGAAGCCCGGATAGGAG
Coding sequences:
- a CDS encoding shikimate dehydrogenase; the protein is MATAATGLLCLLGDPVDHSLSPVIQGAALRRLDLDMAYLAFRVERRDFGAALRGLAALGCRGCNVTVPFKEEAAAAVDSLSPEARALGSVNTVLFAPGMTCGYNTDVAGIARTLEGLEPPRRGALLLGAGGAARAAGYVLARNGYGPVTVSNRGRDRAERLAADLRSLSENATITVLPWGELPERPPGMVVNATSLGLAGNPWPAPMPAQIA